The proteins below are encoded in one region of Verrucomicrobiia bacterium:
- a CDS encoding glycoside hydrolase family 28 protein: MNIKNGLLMGLVGWATWLPAAPATAPTESGDVVIASSHDAAAGVAGAAADKAWARVPEILARIVPPVFPARDFVVTNYAAVGDGTTDCSEAFKAAIAACHAAGGGRVVVPPGVFLTGPIHLLSQVNLHLAAGATIRFTTNPAAYLPVVFTRYESTEVMNYSPLVYAFGQTNIAVTGEGVLDGQGAAWHQWRDRWGADAKLSVAMGDRDVPVAERIFGAGHHLRPNFVQPVRCRNVLIDGVKIINSPMWTLNLLYCTNVIIRAVTVETTGPNTDGCDPDSCTDVWIKDCTFSNGDDCIAVKSGRDHDGRRVGIPCQNIVIQDCRFAAGHGGVTMGSETAGGIRNVFAERCHFDSPDLDMAMRFKSNPARGGYVEDIYLRDCQVQKAKYGVHLTLRYGAGGRRDGDSPPVMRHIDIRNCTFGTLTKGPIFIEGYSAANPITDVTIADCVFAPSPRGCNITNAVRIALLGVEGVSWP; this comes from the coding sequence ATGAACATCAAGAACGGGCTGTTGATGGGACTGGTCGGTTGGGCGACCTGGTTGCCCGCGGCTCCAGCTACCGCCCCCACCGAATCCGGCGATGTTGTCATCGCGTCAAGCCATGATGCCGCGGCCGGAGTGGCCGGGGCCGCAGCGGACAAGGCGTGGGCACGGGTGCCTGAAATTCTGGCCCGCATCGTGCCGCCGGTCTTTCCCGCGCGCGATTTCGTCGTCACCAACTATGCGGCCGTGGGCGACGGCACCACCGATTGCTCGGAAGCTTTCAAGGCGGCGATTGCCGCGTGCCATGCCGCGGGTGGCGGGCGCGTGGTCGTGCCGCCAGGGGTGTTTTTGACGGGGCCCATTCACCTGCTCAGCCAGGTCAACCTGCATCTGGCGGCGGGCGCGACGATTCGGTTCACCACCAACCCGGCGGCGTATCTGCCCGTGGTCTTCACGCGCTACGAAAGCACCGAGGTAATGAACTATTCGCCGCTGGTTTATGCCTTCGGGCAGACCAACATCGCGGTCACGGGCGAAGGTGTGCTGGATGGTCAAGGGGCGGCCTGGCATCAGTGGCGGGACCGCTGGGGGGCGGATGCGAAGTTGTCCGTGGCCATGGGCGACCGCGACGTGCCGGTGGCTGAACGCATCTTTGGCGCGGGCCACCACCTGCGGCCCAATTTTGTCCAGCCGGTGCGCTGCCGGAACGTGCTCATTGACGGCGTCAAAATCATCAACTCGCCGATGTGGACGCTGAATCTGCTCTACTGCACCAACGTCATCATTCGCGCCGTCACGGTGGAAACCACGGGGCCCAATACCGACGGCTGTGACCCGGATTCCTGCACGGACGTCTGGATCAAGGATTGCACCTTCAGCAACGGCGATGACTGCATTGCCGTGAAATCCGGGCGCGATCACGACGGGCGGCGGGTCGGGATTCCGTGCCAGAACATTGTGATTCAAGACTGCCGCTTTGCCGCGGGGCATGGCGGCGTGACGATGGGCAGCGAGACGGCGGGCGGCATTCGCAACGTATTTGCCGAGCGATGTCATTTCGACAGCCCTGACCTCGACATGGCCATGCGCTTCAAGAGCAATCCGGCGCGCGGCGGTTATGTGGAGGACATCTATTTGCGCGATTGCCAGGTGCAGAAGGCCAAATACGGTGTGCATCTCACCCTGCGTTACGGTGCGGGCGGCCGGCGGGACGGTGATTCGCCGCCGGTGATGCGGCACATCGACATTCGCAACTGCACCTTTGGCACGCTGACGAAGGGGCCGATTTTCATCGAAGGCTACTCGGCGGCCAACCCGATTACGGACGTGACGATTGCGGACTGCGTGTTTGCGCCGTCCCCGCGTGGCTGCAACATCACCAACGCCGTCCGCATTGCGCTGTTGGGAGTGGAGGGGGTTTCCTGGCCGTGA
- a CDS encoding DNA-binding transcriptional regulator produces MSQPRKPHHRRVLIALGWYDYRLHRGIEKFAQEHDWHLTANYAREKVIPWGWEGDGILAWLGAGDDLAEFVHKAGIPTVDFSFRRPQLPFPRVLEDHAHAAQLVTEHFLSRGLRNFLFYSDADNWSYEERGRGFVEALRAAGHHCGWLRWHQSIAYRSGRQEWRRKRDWLAACLKRTTKPIGIFAANDEQALDVLESCESVGIAVPEEVAIVGAENYLLAPDSMPTPISSVDTNLELLGYRGATLLDELMQRHAPPKAPIRVPASGLVVRKSSDLLAVKHKGVARSVRFILEHCHEPISVKDLVGVAAMSRRGLHKAFIEHLGRTPGEELHRVRIERAKALLAESNHKMEVLARMCGYQSANSFCVAFKQATGMPPKSYRDSLIN; encoded by the coding sequence GTGAGCCAGCCGCGTAAACCCCATCACCGTCGCGTTCTCATCGCGCTGGGCTGGTATGATTACCGGCTGCATCGCGGGATCGAAAAATTTGCCCAAGAACACGACTGGCATCTCACGGCGAACTACGCGCGCGAAAAGGTCATTCCATGGGGCTGGGAGGGCGACGGCATTCTCGCGTGGCTGGGTGCCGGCGATGACCTGGCCGAGTTCGTGCACAAGGCCGGCATTCCCACGGTGGATTTCAGTTTTCGCCGGCCGCAACTGCCCTTTCCCCGCGTGCTGGAAGATCACGCCCATGCCGCGCAGCTCGTGACGGAACATTTTCTCTCCCGCGGCCTGCGCAATTTCCTGTTTTACAGCGACGCGGACAACTGGTCCTACGAGGAGCGCGGTCGCGGTTTTGTCGAGGCGTTGCGCGCCGCGGGACATCACTGCGGCTGGCTGCGCTGGCATCAGTCCATCGCCTACCGCTCCGGCCGGCAGGAATGGCGGCGCAAGCGCGACTGGCTGGCGGCCTGCCTCAAACGCACCACCAAACCCATCGGCATTTTTGCCGCCAACGATGAACAAGCGCTGGATGTGTTGGAATCGTGCGAAAGCGTCGGCATCGCCGTGCCTGAAGAGGTGGCCATCGTGGGCGCCGAAAACTATCTGCTCGCGCCCGATTCGATGCCCACGCCGATTTCCAGCGTGGACACCAATCTCGAACTCCTCGGTTACCGGGGCGCCACGCTGCTGGACGAGTTGATGCAACGTCATGCGCCGCCGAAGGCGCCGATTCGCGTGCCCGCATCCGGCCTCGTCGTGCGCAAGAGCAGCGACCTGCTGGCCGTGAAACACAAGGGTGTGGCCCGCAGCGTCCGGTTCATTCTCGAACACTGCCACGAACCCATTAGCGTGAAGGATCTGGTCGGGGTGGCCGCCATGTCGCGGCGGGGATTGCACAAGGCTTTCATCGAACATCTGGGCCGCACGCCCGGCGAGGAATTGCACCGCGTCCGCATCGAACGGGCCAAGGCCCTGCTCGCCGAATCGAACCACAAAATGGAGGTTCTGGCGCGCATGTGCGGCTATCAAAGCGCCAACAGCTTCTGCGTCGCCTTCAAACAGGCGACCGGCATGCCGCCCAAGTCCTACCGCGATTCGCTCATCAATTGA
- a CDS encoding HEAT repeat domain-containing protein, whose protein sequence is MTQTPIISNCLLWLTLRRLGSAELPTRRRAAEALSQAPSQHALAALNKALTDSDPEVRRHAATGLARLEVPERLPSLLKAFQDNCPDVHAIAAEALKQAPPAQLTADLVPLLRAADPELRLRTAALLEALDWHPADDGEALEVAVAKNQFMKAASFGSQAIERLLFAAQTAAPSMRPHAVEALGLFNDARVQAALIEALNSPNASLSMAAIHALGQQGNAANFDLVAPKLKQDDSRVRRAAVESLAQIDRERAAEPLINLLQDPVWDVRRASAETLGRTQHPASVEPLIRALSDPDADVREAAAIALAGLHDRRAIGPLVKALKDTTSGVRRIAATSLPAIDPNWIESTEARAAVEELKQSLTDKNPDVRYAVGRLLQSFGVTPPETIQYLPELTYYYELQQSLGALSSRSASAAPEVLSVTDLEKRRKLATTLMMATLCDSDPELRRAAAHSLGRLGDPRAENALQRAAEDPDPGVRQLVDGSLRTIRQVRRRVSVKQTKAKHECNSSSGSIGALRLA, encoded by the coding sequence ATGACGCAAACGCCCATCATCTCAAACTGCCTGCTTTGGCTCACCCTGCGTCGGCTGGGCTCGGCGGAACTGCCTACCCGGCGGCGCGCCGCGGAGGCGCTGTCGCAGGCGCCCTCGCAGCATGCGCTGGCCGCGTTGAACAAGGCACTGACCGACAGCGACCCGGAAGTGCGCCGGCACGCCGCCACCGGTCTCGCCCGGCTGGAGGTTCCGGAGCGGCTGCCTAGTTTGCTCAAGGCGTTCCAGGATAATTGCCCGGACGTGCACGCGATTGCCGCGGAGGCATTGAAGCAAGCGCCGCCGGCCCAGTTGACGGCGGACCTCGTGCCGCTGTTGCGGGCCGCGGATCCCGAATTACGCCTGCGCACCGCAGCCCTGCTGGAAGCGCTTGACTGGCATCCGGCGGACGATGGCGAAGCCCTGGAAGTGGCGGTGGCGAAAAATCAATTCATGAAGGCGGCCAGCTTCGGCAGTCAAGCCATCGAACGACTGCTTTTTGCCGCGCAAACTGCCGCCCCCAGCATGCGGCCGCACGCGGTGGAGGCCCTCGGCCTGTTCAACGATGCACGGGTGCAAGCCGCGCTCATCGAGGCGCTCAACTCGCCCAACGCCTCGTTGTCCATGGCCGCGATCCACGCGCTGGGACAGCAGGGAAACGCCGCCAACTTCGATCTTGTGGCACCCAAATTGAAACAAGACGACAGCCGGGTGCGCCGCGCCGCCGTCGAATCGCTCGCCCAAATCGACCGCGAGCGTGCCGCCGAGCCGTTGATCAACCTGCTGCAAGATCCCGTCTGGGACGTGCGCCGCGCCAGCGCGGAAACGCTGGGCCGAACGCAGCATCCTGCGAGCGTTGAACCGCTCATCCGCGCACTGTCCGATCCGGACGCCGACGTGCGCGAAGCCGCCGCCATTGCCCTGGCGGGGTTGCATGACCGCCGGGCCATCGGGCCGCTGGTCAAGGCGCTGAAAGACACCACCAGCGGCGTGCGCCGCATCGCCGCCACATCCTTGCCGGCCATTGATCCCAACTGGATCGAGTCCACCGAAGCCCGCGCTGCGGTGGAAGAATTGAAGCAAAGCCTGACGGACAAAAACCCGGACGTGCGCTACGCCGTCGGCCGGCTGCTTCAGAGTTTCGGCGTCACGCCGCCGGAAACGATTCAATACCTGCCCGAACTCACCTACTACTACGAGTTGCAGCAAAGCCTCGGCGCCCTGTCGTCCCGCAGTGCTTCCGCCGCGCCAGAAGTGCTTTCCGTTACCGATCTCGAAAAACGCCGCAAACTCGCGACCACTCTAATGATGGCCACGCTGTGCGACAGCGATCCGGAATTACGCCGGGCCGCGGCCCATTCGCTGGGCCGGCTGGGTGATCCGCGCGCGGAGAACGCGCTGCAGCGCGCCGCAGAAGATCCGGACCCCGGCGTGCGGCAGCTGGTGGACGGTTCGCTGCGCACCATTCGCCAGGTTCGCCGCCGCGTCAGCGTGAAACAAACCAAGGCAAAACATGAATGCAACAGCTCCAGTGGAAGCATCGGCGCCCTGCGCCTCGCCTGA